A window of Bacillus sp. E(2018) contains these coding sequences:
- the walK gene encoding cell wall metabolism sensor histidine kinase WalK, translated as MDKVNFFKSIHVKFVLIYVLLILIAMQVISVYFINNLESDLRQSFSKSLYDRVNLLEFNIEQKLKDKDRYKVKKDETSEPPLTLEEDIQALIDEEFEEKEIQVLNEDGTVLASNKLQLVGQISFNPKIKLALEGTVDDEIMLHEGERVMVLAKPIKIDATGENIGAIYLVASIEGIFKQISRINSILVTGTVIALIITGLLGVFLARTITRPMADMRKQALVMARGDFSRKVQLYGDDEIGQLAMTFNNLTTKLQEATAITESERRKLRSVLTYMTDGVIATDREGAIILMNDRSEEMLNISRQNALGTPLMELLRLNTEYTWEELYNEYESMLLDFSTDDMHYVVRANFSTIQKDDGPINGLICVLHDVTEQEQIDNERREFVFNVSHELRTPLTTMRSYLEALAEGAWQDENIAPRFLEVTQNETERMIRLVTDLLQLSKMDSKDYRFNFFEIDLVEFLNGIIDRFEMLEKENIELSRSLPKQKINVQLDTDKMTQVLDNIISNAMKYSPEGGTITFNAAVIGRKVKVSISDQGVGIPKNNVSKIFDRFFRVDRARSRDIGGTGLGLAIAKEIVLAHGGDIWAESEWGQGTTIHFTLPLKKVKEGLQQ; from the coding sequence ATGGATAAAGTCAATTTTTTTAAATCAATACACGTTAAGTTTGTATTGATTTATGTTTTGCTCATTTTAATAGCCATGCAAGTGATCAGTGTATATTTTATTAACAACTTAGAATCTGATCTTCGGCAGAGCTTCTCTAAATCACTCTACGATCGAGTGAATTTATTAGAGTTCAACATTGAGCAAAAGTTGAAGGATAAAGACCGATACAAAGTCAAAAAAGATGAAACGAGTGAACCTCCTCTAACGCTTGAAGAAGATATTCAAGCGTTAATTGATGAGGAGTTTGAAGAGAAAGAAATTCAAGTACTTAACGAAGACGGCACGGTACTTGCGAGCAATAAACTGCAGTTGGTGGGGCAGATCAGTTTCAACCCGAAGATTAAGCTTGCTCTTGAAGGAACGGTAGATGATGAGATCATGCTTCATGAAGGAGAGCGGGTGATGGTGCTCGCTAAACCGATCAAGATCGATGCTACAGGTGAGAACATTGGTGCCATCTATTTAGTAGCTTCTATTGAAGGTATCTTTAAACAAATTTCTCGAATCAACAGCATTCTAGTGACCGGAACCGTAATCGCACTTATTATAACCGGACTTCTAGGGGTCTTTTTGGCACGTACGATTACAAGGCCTATGGCAGATATGAGAAAGCAAGCTCTTGTTATGGCTAGAGGGGACTTTTCTCGTAAAGTTCAGCTGTATGGAGACGATGAGATCGGTCAGCTAGCTATGACTTTTAACAACTTAACAACAAAGCTGCAAGAAGCAACGGCAATTACAGAGAGTGAGCGTAGAAAGTTGCGTTCCGTTCTTACGTATATGACAGATGGTGTAATTGCAACAGATCGTGAGGGAGCTATCATCCTGATGAACGACCGGTCTGAAGAGATGTTGAACATCTCTAGACAGAACGCTCTTGGAACGCCTCTGATGGAGCTATTGCGCTTGAATACGGAATACACGTGGGAAGAGCTTTATAACGAATACGAATCCATGCTGCTCGATTTTAGTACAGACGATATGCATTATGTGGTGCGAGCAAACTTCTCAACGATACAAAAAGACGACGGGCCAATCAATGGTCTTATTTGTGTTCTTCATGATGTAACCGAGCAAGAACAGATCGATAATGAACGACGTGAGTTTGTATTTAACGTGTCGCACGAATTAAGAACACCACTAACGACGATGAGAAGTTATCTGGAGGCGCTAGCTGAAGGGGCTTGGCAAGATGAGAACATCGCTCCACGTTTCTTAGAGGTTACTCAAAATGAGACAGAACGAATGATCAGACTCGTTACGGATCTGCTTCAATTATCCAAAATGGACAGCAAAGATTATCGATTTAACTTTTTTGAGATTGATCTGGTGGAGTTCTTGAACGGCATCATCGATCGCTTTGAGATGCTTGAAAAGGAAAATATCGAACTTTCCAGATCTCTGCCTAAGCAGAAGATCAACGTTCAGCTGGATACGGATAAGATGACACAAGTGCTTGATAATATCATCTCGAACGCGATGAAATATTCTCCTGAAGGTGGAACAATCACCTTCAATGCGGCCGTAATTGGACGCAAAGTGAAGGTCAGTATTTCGGATCAAGGTGTTGGGATTCCAAAGAATAACGTTTCTAAGATCTTTGATCGTTTCTTTAGGGTAGACCGTGCTCGTTCTCGAGATATCGGAGGCACTGGCCTAGGTCTTGCGATCGCGAAAGAAATCGTTCTTGCGCATGGCGGAGACATTTGGGCAGAAAGTGAATGGGGCCAAGGAACGACCATCCATTTTACTCTTCCTTTAAAAAAGGTTAAGGAGGGGCTGCAGCAATGA
- the yycF gene encoding response regulator YycF, translated as MDKKILVVDDEKPIADILQFNLEKEGFTVSCAYDGINALEKVEKEKPDMILLDIMLPLKDGMEVCREIRKKYDMPIIMLTAKDSEIDKVLGLELGADDYVTKPFSTRELIARVKANLRRHQQESEREVDENNEITIGSLTIHPDAYIVTKRGETIELTHREFELLHYLAKHIGQVMTREHLLQTVWGYDYFGDVRTVDVTVRRLREKVEDNPSHPLWIITRRGVGYYLRNPDQE; from the coding sequence ATGGATAAGAAAATTCTCGTTGTGGATGATGAAAAGCCCATTGCAGATATTCTGCAGTTTAATCTTGAAAAAGAAGGTTTTACCGTAAGTTGCGCGTATGATGGCATCAATGCGTTAGAAAAGGTAGAAAAAGAGAAGCCGGATATGATTTTACTAGATATCATGCTTCCGCTGAAAGACGGCATGGAAGTTTGCCGTGAGATTCGTAAAAAGTATGATATGCCGATCATCATGCTTACAGCGAAAGACTCTGAAATTGATAAAGTATTAGGTTTAGAGCTTGGGGCAGATGATTACGTAACGAAGCCGTTCAGCACACGTGAATTAATTGCACGTGTTAAGGCTAATCTGCGCCGTCATCAGCAGGAATCTGAGCGTGAAGTAGACGAGAACAATGAGATTACGATCGGTTCTCTTACGATTCATCCTGATGCGTATATCGTGACCAAACGTGGTGAAACGATCGAGTTAACACATCGTGAATTTGAACTGCTGCATTATTTAGCAAAACATATCGGACAAGTGATGACGCGTGAACACTTGCTTCAAACGGTATGGGGATATGATTATTTTGGTGATGTAAGAACAGTTGATGTTACCGTACGTCGTCTTCGCGAAAAAGTAGAAGATAATCCAAGTCACCCATTATGGATCATTACAAGACGCGGAGTGGGGTATTACTTAAGAAATCCTGATCAGGAGTAG
- a CDS encoding M23 family metallopeptidase: MNSRKTTERFIKYIALPFVAVILIVSAFTMNPSNTSASSDDNQLIKTVYHVYVDGKKVGTVREESVVDETVDQILQQAKGRKNNFAFAVRESIELKPEKMFRPEFDNEEVRENLKKQLTVEVEAYRLVVGGQTVAYVSSKKEAKDTLLKLKLEHVSKAELDDIEKKKAENKELEVPDLKPGERKVIDIDFSAPILIQKAQTSISELVTVDDAISSLKEGSLHKKEHVVQKGETVQSILEKYHLTMDQFFTLNPRLMLVPVVRTGQAVTVTEKKPFTEVLVYEATRVQNELPFQVEKQEDSTLEKGQIKTVQKGQVGLEEITYTTRKADKQVLQKEILEKKQVKEPVTEIQKIGTKVIPSKGTGTLSWPAVGGYISSHKGTRWGKEHKGMDIARPSERSILAADNGRVVSAGWDGDYGNKIIIDHNNGMRTIYAHLDSISVSSGDVVQKGSKIGVMGSTGQSTGVHLHFEVYENGVLKDPADFVSEN, translated from the coding sequence GTGAACAGTCGAAAAACCACTGAAAGATTTATTAAATATATCGCACTGCCGTTTGTTGCAGTGATTTTAATAGTGTCAGCATTCACGATGAATCCATCAAACACATCCGCGAGCAGCGACGATAACCAGTTGATCAAAACGGTGTATCACGTTTATGTAGATGGAAAGAAGGTTGGAACGGTTCGTGAAGAAAGCGTTGTCGACGAGACAGTCGACCAAATTCTTCAACAAGCAAAAGGTAGAAAGAATAACTTTGCTTTTGCGGTGAGAGAGTCTATCGAGCTTAAGCCTGAAAAGATGTTCAGACCAGAGTTTGATAACGAGGAAGTAAGAGAGAACTTGAAGAAGCAGCTAACGGTTGAAGTGGAGGCTTATCGTTTGGTCGTTGGCGGACAAACTGTTGCGTATGTTTCCAGCAAAAAAGAAGCGAAAGATACGTTGCTGAAGCTAAAGCTCGAACATGTCTCAAAGGCCGAGTTAGATGACATTGAAAAAAAGAAAGCGGAGAATAAAGAGCTTGAAGTTCCTGATTTAAAGCCGGGAGAACGAAAAGTGATCGATATCGACTTTTCAGCGCCAATTCTTATTCAAAAAGCGCAAACATCCATCAGTGAGCTCGTTACGGTAGACGATGCCATTTCTTCTTTAAAAGAAGGCAGTCTGCACAAAAAAGAGCATGTGGTTCAAAAAGGAGAAACGGTTCAATCTATCCTAGAAAAATATCACTTAACGATGGATCAGTTCTTCACGTTAAACCCAAGGCTTATGCTAGTACCCGTTGTTCGCACGGGACAGGCAGTAACGGTTACAGAGAAAAAGCCTTTTACAGAAGTCTTAGTATACGAAGCAACACGTGTTCAAAATGAACTTCCATTCCAGGTTGAGAAACAAGAAGACAGTACGTTAGAAAAAGGACAGATCAAAACCGTCCAAAAAGGACAAGTTGGCTTAGAAGAAATTACGTATACAACAAGAAAAGCCGATAAACAAGTGCTACAAAAAGAGATTTTAGAGAAGAAGCAAGTAAAAGAACCGGTTACGGAAATTCAAAAGATTGGTACGAAAGTGATTCCCTCTAAAGGGACAGGCACTCTTTCATGGCCGGCTGTAGGTGGATATATTTCCAGCCATAAAGGCACACGTTGGGGTAAAGAGCACAAAGGGATGGATATTGCTCGACCTTCCGAACGCTCGATTCTAGCTGCTGACAACGGTAGAGTTGTTTCTGCAGGATGGGATGGAGATTATGGAAACAAGATCATTATCGATCACAACAACGGCATGAGAACCATTTATGCGCATCTTGATTCTATTTCTGTTTCATCAGGTGATGTGGTGCAGAAGGGATCTAAGATTGGTGTGATGGGTTCAACGGGTCAATCGACTGGTGTGCATTTGCATTTTGAAGTTTATGAGAACGGTGTTCTTAAAGATCCAGCTGATTTTGTAAGTGAAAATTAA
- a CDS encoding glycerol-3-phosphate acyltransferase: MIIQMEFEWALYLIASYLVGCIMTGFLVAKLIKGVDLRLLGSGNIGARNAGRVLGPSGFVLTLAGDILKAAAVVWAGIQFQYPPYIQLLGFLAVILGHLYPIFLRFHGGKGVASFIGGMIIFHPISAVLVAAAFLLFYGIKRSLTVAGLFAFALTPFFYWLFEKQWLETLLLIPISFLVVYVQKEDIKERIKLTE, encoded by the coding sequence GTGATCATACAGATGGAATTTGAATGGGCGCTGTATTTGATCGCGAGTTACCTTGTTGGTTGCATCATGACAGGGTTTCTTGTAGCAAAGCTTATAAAAGGCGTTGATTTACGATTGTTAGGCAGCGGAAATATAGGAGCGCGGAATGCTGGCAGAGTTTTAGGGCCATCTGGATTCGTACTCACGTTAGCTGGCGACATTCTAAAAGCAGCGGCAGTCGTTTGGGCAGGGATACAATTTCAATATCCACCATATATACAGCTACTTGGTTTTTTAGCGGTAATTCTAGGACATCTCTATCCGATCTTTCTTCGTTTTCATGGCGGGAAGGGAGTGGCTTCTTTTATCGGAGGGATGATTATTTTTCACCCCATATCTGCTGTTCTGGTAGCAGCTGCATTTCTGCTCTTTTATGGAATTAAAAGAAGTCTAACCGTAGCGGGTCTTTTTGCTTTTGCACTCACCCCTTTCTTCTACTGGCTGTTTGAAAAGCAGTGGCTAGAGACGTTGCTTCTGATTCCGATCAGCTTCCTTGTAGTGTATGTTCAAAAAGAAGATATAAAAGAACGCATCAAATTAACGGAATAG
- a CDS encoding adenylosuccinate synthase — protein sequence MSSVVVVGTQWGDEGKGKITDYLSEKAEVVARYQGGNNAGHTIVFEGKKYKLHLIPSGIFYKDKICVIGNGMVVDPKAVLEELAYLHSHGVSTDNLRISNRAHVILPYHLRQDILEEESKGANKIGTTKKGIGPAYMDKAARIGIRIADLLDREEFEEKLERNLAEKNRLFERIYESEGFTKEEILDEYYEYGQQIKKYVVDTSVVLNDALDDGRRVLFEGAQGVMLDIDQGTYPFVTSSNPIAGGVTIGSGVGPSKINHVVGVSKAYTTRVGDGPFPTELHDEIGNQIREVGREYGTTTGRPRRVGWFDAVVVRHARRVSGITDLSLNSIDVLTGIETLKICVAYKYKGELTYEFPASLKELAQCEPVFEEMPGWTEDITGVKDLGELPENARHYVERISQVTGIPLSIFSVGPDRAQTNMVRGVFA from the coding sequence ATGTCATCAGTAGTAGTAGTAGGAACACAATGGGGAGATGAAGGAAAAGGTAAGATTACCGATTATCTCTCAGAAAAAGCAGAAGTAGTAGCTCGATACCAAGGCGGTAACAACGCTGGTCATACAATCGTATTTGAAGGAAAGAAGTATAAGCTTCACCTTATTCCATCAGGAATCTTTTATAAAGATAAAATTTGCGTAATCGGAAACGGAATGGTTGTGGATCCGAAAGCAGTTCTTGAAGAACTTGCTTACCTTCACAGCCACGGAGTAAGTACGGACAACCTTCGTATCTCTAACCGTGCGCACGTGATTCTTCCTTATCACCTTCGTCAAGATATCTTAGAGGAAGAGAGCAAGGGTGCTAACAAGATCGGTACAACGAAAAAAGGAATCGGCCCTGCTTACATGGATAAAGCAGCTCGTATCGGAATCCGTATCGCTGACCTTTTAGACCGTGAAGAATTTGAAGAGAAGTTAGAGCGCAACTTAGCGGAAAAGAACCGCTTATTCGAACGCATCTACGAATCAGAAGGATTCACAAAAGAAGAGATCTTAGATGAGTATTATGAATATGGTCAACAAATTAAAAAATATGTAGTAGATACATCAGTTGTTCTAAACGATGCGTTAGACGATGGCCGTCGTGTTCTATTTGAAGGCGCACAAGGTGTTATGCTTGATATCGACCAAGGAACATATCCTTTCGTAACGTCTTCAAACCCTATTGCAGGGGGAGTAACGATCGGTTCTGGTGTTGGTCCGTCTAAGATCAACCATGTTGTAGGTGTGTCAAAAGCCTATACAACACGTGTTGGTGATGGTCCTTTCCCGACTGAGCTTCATGATGAGATCGGCAACCAAATTCGTGAAGTTGGCCGTGAGTACGGTACAACGACAGGACGTCCGCGTCGTGTAGGTTGGTTTGACGCAGTAGTTGTGCGTCATGCTCGTCGTGTTTCAGGTATCACGGATCTTTCTTTGAACTCAATCGACGTTCTAACAGGTATTGAAACGTTGAAAATCTGTGTAGCCTACAAATACAAAGGTGAACTTACGTATGAATTCCCAGCGAGCCTTAAAGAGCTTGCTCAATGTGAGCCTGTGTTCGAAGAAATGCCAGGCTGGACTGAAGATATTACAGGTGTGAAAGATCTTGGAGAGCTTCCAGAAAACGCGCGTCATTATGTAGAGCGTATCTCGCAAGTGACAGGTATTCCACTTTCTATCTTCTCTGTTGGACCAGACCGTGCACAAACAAACATGGTACGTGGCGTATTTGCTTAA
- a CDS encoding UPF0158 family protein: MLIDKLMVAYMDTKANHIYYLDKNEQTILLDAIEPDGLPNLEFLDAEEPERFLEIPKVMNVESFSWMVEFESFHQNNELLHALNEDEPFKQFTEKVSELNLHDKWQTFQKDKVKNRIEMWLTENKIKEIQKQPE; this comes from the coding sequence TTGCTTATCGATAAATTAATGGTCGCTTATATGGATACAAAAGCGAACCACATCTATTATTTAGACAAAAATGAACAAACGATATTGCTTGATGCGATCGAACCCGACGGTCTTCCCAACTTAGAATTTCTAGATGCTGAAGAACCAGAGCGGTTCCTTGAGATTCCGAAAGTAATGAACGTTGAGTCCTTCAGCTGGATGGTCGAGTTTGAGAGCTTTCATCAAAACAATGAACTCCTGCACGCGTTAAATGAAGATGAGCCTTTTAAACAGTTTACAGAAAAAGTGAGTGAACTGAACCTCCATGATAAATGGCAGACGTTTCAAAAGGATAAAGTGAAAAACAGAATAGAAATGTGGTTAACCGAAAATAAGATCAAAGAAATACAAAAGCAGCCGGAATAA
- the dnaB gene encoding replicative DNA helicase: MSDLFADRIPPQNIEAEQAVLGAIFLEPEALITASEILLPEDFYRATHQRIYRVMLDLNAKGEPVDLITVTSELQDKNQLDEVGGLSFLTELADSSPTAANIEYYSKIVEEKSLLRRLIRTATDITANSYAREEEVEAILNEAEKSILEVANRKNTSAFTAIKDVLVHAYDNIEALHNRKGDITGIPTGFNDLDRMTAGFQRNDLIIVAARPSVGKTAFALNIAQNVATKTDENVAIFSLEMGAEQLVMRMLCAEGNLDAQRLRTGSLLPEDWQKLTMAMGSLSAAGIYIDDTPGIRINDIRAKCRRLKQEKGLGMILIDYLQLIMGSGKSGENRQQEVSEISRSLKALARELEVPVIALSQLSRGVESRQDKRPMMSDIRESGSIEQDADIVAFLYRDDYYDKESEAKNIIEIIIAKQRNGPTGTVELAFVKEYNKFVNLDRRHDESAIPPGA; this comes from the coding sequence ATGAGTGATTTATTTGCTGACCGCATACCGCCGCAGAATATTGAAGCGGAGCAGGCTGTTCTTGGTGCGATCTTTTTAGAGCCCGAAGCTCTTATTACGGCATCTGAGATTCTGCTTCCGGAAGATTTTTACCGAGCTACTCATCAACGAATCTATCGCGTGATGCTCGATCTTAACGCAAAAGGCGAGCCGGTCGATTTGATCACGGTTACGTCAGAGCTTCAAGACAAGAACCAACTTGATGAAGTCGGCGGTTTATCCTTTTTAACAGAGTTGGCGGATAGTTCTCCGACCGCTGCGAACATTGAGTATTACAGCAAGATTGTTGAAGAGAAGTCTCTCCTTCGCCGTTTGATCCGTACAGCGACTGATATTACTGCGAACAGCTATGCGCGTGAAGAAGAAGTAGAGGCGATCTTAAACGAAGCGGAAAAGTCGATCTTAGAAGTAGCGAACCGTAAGAACACGAGTGCTTTTACAGCGATTAAGGATGTTTTGGTTCACGCTTACGACAACATTGAAGCTCTTCATAACCGTAAAGGTGATATAACGGGTATACCGACGGGCTTTAACGACTTGGACCGAATGACGGCTGGGTTTCAACGAAATGATCTGATCATCGTTGCCGCTCGTCCATCCGTAGGTAAAACCGCGTTTGCTTTGAACATCGCACAAAACGTTGCAACAAAAACAGATGAGAACGTGGCGATCTTCAGTCTAGAGATGGGTGCTGAGCAGCTTGTTATGCGTATGCTTTGTGCAGAGGGTAATCTTGATGCACAGCGCCTTCGTACAGGGTCATTGTTACCCGAAGACTGGCAGAAGCTTACGATGGCTATGGGAAGCTTGTCAGCGGCAGGTATTTACATTGATGATACACCGGGTATCCGTATTAACGATATCCGAGCGAAATGCCGTCGTCTAAAGCAGGAGAAAGGCCTAGGAATGATTTTGATCGATTACCTGCAACTTATTATGGGTAGCGGGAAATCTGGCGAAAACCGCCAACAGGAGGTCTCTGAGATCTCTCGTTCCCTTAAAGCACTTGCGCGTGAGCTGGAAGTGCCGGTTATCGCCCTTTCTCAGTTATCTCGTGGAGTTGAATCACGTCAGGACAAGCGTCCGATGATGTCCGATATTCGTGAATCAGGTTCCATTGAGCAGGATGCCGATATCGTTGCCTTCTTATATCGTGACGATTACTACGATAAAGAATCAGAAGCGAAGAACATCATCGAGATCATTATCGCTAAACAGCGTAACGGTCCAACAGGAACGGTAGAGCTCGCTTTCGTAAAAGAATATAACAAGTTCGTTAACCTGGACAGGCGGCACGATGAGAGTGCCATACCGCCAGGCGCATAA
- the rplI gene encoding 50S ribosomal protein L9, translating into MRVIFLQDVKGKGKKGEVKNVSEGYARNFLFPKNLASEATSGAMATLQGQQKSEEKKQQAQLEEAEALKAKLAEMTVTIKTKTGEGGRVFGSVTSKQIADGLKEQGIKIDKRKIELAEPIKALGYTNVSIKVHQQVTATVKVHVTEE; encoded by the coding sequence ATGAGAGTAATTTTTCTTCAAGATGTAAAAGGTAAAGGCAAAAAAGGCGAGGTTAAGAACGTTTCTGAAGGATACGCGCGCAACTTCTTATTTCCGAAAAACTTAGCATCAGAAGCTACATCCGGCGCGATGGCGACACTTCAAGGTCAACAGAAGAGCGAAGAGAAAAAACAACAAGCTCAACTAGAAGAGGCTGAAGCTTTAAAAGCAAAGCTTGCCGAGATGACCGTTACGATCAAAACGAAAACAGGTGAAGGTGGCCGTGTTTTCGGTTCTGTGACAAGTAAACAGATTGCTGATGGCTTGAAAGAGCAAGGGATCAAGATCGATAAGCGTAAGATCGAGCTTGCTGAGCCGATTAAAGCACTTGGGTATACGAATGTTTCGATTAAAGTGCACCAACAAGTTACGGCAACTGTAAAAGTACACGTAACAGAAGAATAA